In Falco peregrinus isolate bFalPer1 chromosome 9, bFalPer1.pri, whole genome shotgun sequence, the genomic stretch CTGCTCAGCTAAGatgtaaatttcttttttttttttgttctgtcttcAAGATGCTGTAGTACGAAATGTGTATTACAAGTACCACCACCCAAAAGAAGCACTGATCTCTGATGGAGTTTTGAATAGGTAAATATTTGGGGTATATAAGTCTTTACAGTAAACTCGTTATAATCTATGTTGTTTTCGgtaagttttgcttttcaacaTCTTGTAGGGGAATCAGTGAAGCTGTAAGAAAAACAGTGCTTGAGACAACAGATGAAGATGGAAGTGAACATGACTCACAGTAAGTGTTTTCCTTTGAGGAAGCTGatgtgaaaatatttagaataaCTCAGAATTAGCAGGTTTGTAATCTAGCAGGAGTGTTTTGTGCTTGTGTTGAGGTTTTCTAATGTATTTCTTGTGTCAGTTTCTTGCCCCTCAAGGTTATATCTGGAAAGGAGAATCTCTTTAGTAGTACTTGATAACCGATGAAGGGGCAGGAGGTACAGTTCTGAAGAGTATTACTACTACTCTCCTGACCAGATCTCTTTTGCCCCTAGTCTGTGGATTTGAATTTTATGAAACTGTAAATATGAATAATCGCTAGATAGCGAGTGGTCTGGCTGCAGGCATGATCAGCCCTACTACTTTTAACAAGTCTTAATTCAAGATAAGATTATACAAATTATTGCAATTTTTAGTTTTCCatccctctgtgctgcagaggagtGAAAAGGCATTGGGAAgaatacagcttttctgtaaataaatataaatgtttgaATTCCTCCTTGCAGCTACTTTGTAGGCTAATAAATGACCACGTGGTTGATTACAAGGAAAAATGTTAAGAATATCTTACATAGTTTTGTTCCAGAATATATATTCATCTGGGAATTAAACATCCCTACCCTTCTCTCAGGTACAGCAACATGCAAACAGTAATTTTGAGTGTTCTTTGTTCTGTATTTAAGGGAAATTGTCAACCTGGAAAGACTGGTAGAAAGAgaccaaaatgttttaatgatcTGAATGTGCAAAAGCATGCCTCTTGGCACCACCACCAGTGCACAAATACAGTTCACAGTTTAGGCAGACAGACTGAGCTTTATAAATATGTCCAGCACACCTGATACATGCAGGTACTTAGGgagtttctgtatttcctgcAGAACTCTCACTTTCGTGTATCCTTTTGGTGCCACCCTGAATGTGATGAAACCAGCAGTGGCTATTCTGTCAACAGGATCTGTCTGCTTCCCGCTCAACAGGCCTGTTCTTGCTTTCTATCAGCATGAGGTATGATTCTGCATGTAAAAAACCATGCGTTCTCTTCCTaccccacaccaaaaaaaaaaagaaaagaaggtgaagaaatggaaaataagagcAGAGGATGCTATCCAGTTATCCTGTTGTGGGTGAAGCATGTGGAATTCAGGTTAAAACCTCATAAAACATGGGGTATGAAACATCAGAGGTTTGTTAAACTGGAGCTGTTTGATGTATCTTCGAAACAGCAGTATTCATGGTTACATTACGCTAAGAGTTTCACAGTTGGTGCAGGGAACGTTAGAGGCTTTCTGGTTCTGTTGAGAACTTACTGTTTCTTATGTCAGTCCTTGTGGAAGGATTAAGGAGTACTTATAGAGAAGAATTCCAAAGATGGTTCATGAATGCATTTTCATGCATGTCTAATGTAGCTAAATCAAAATATAATAACCTACACGTTTTGCATTTCATCTTACAACTAATGGAATTACCGAACTCTTCTCTCATTAGCTGACATGGATATGTGCTATTGTGACATGTGTGCATGTCGCTGGCTTCTAGGCTTGTGTTCTGAACATTGAAGAATAGGTCCCAGAAAGTTAATAAtgcattcatttaatttaattgattttttacTTGATTGAAAAAGTGTTCTGCAAAAATAACCTAAGTGCAGCTATTGTTGATATtctctggtgggtttttttctttgattgcCAGCCAATTGTCTGTCTACTCTTATGAAATGCAGATCAGTATTTTTGATAAATCTATGAGCCTTGAAAGCATATACGCTTGAATGCTGCTATGCTCTTGTGAGCTTACCAAATGTGAAACTGCTTTTGTCACTATGTATTCCATagtttgctgtttctttaaatCACTTTGTAATTAGATGGCATTAACAATTGCCTCTCAAACTGTAATTTGGAAGgatattttgctttattctttgTTGATAGAGTCAAGGTGGAAAGATGGCAGCGCTGGGATCTTCCCATATGTTCAGTGATCAGTATCTAGATAAAGAAGAAAACGGTAAGATCATGgtaagttttgtttgtttgctttttaaaaaaccaaaacccacaaaacacctTAGTGGATCTTCACAGCACTTAGTAAGCAATGCGAACTTTGAGCATACATCTTAGAGCAAGACAGCTATGAAGCAGACTCAGTATGGAGATTCTAACCCATTAATAACATCCTGAGGAATTTGTTACAGCACAGCTAGCAAGAAGGAGTTTTAAAGATATGGTTTATTATTTATGATAGGACTCTGAAAAACTTCTACTTCTGTTCACCACTTTGTTGttattaacatttaaatattaagtatagcggggttttttttattaatttttcttagtttcttcAGCGCTTGGTTATGGCTATGATTAATAATAAACCTTTGCATATATAGCTCCTGGTACCTGGAGACTGTAATGCACTTTCCAAGGCAGGGTATGTAACATTATGTGTAAGAAAGGGAGTTCCCTGCTGAGGTGTTTCTGAAAGTATGTACCTCATACAAAGATGCTCGTTGCCATGATTCATTGCTTCCATATGTAAATACAAATCAAGTTGGCATTTTCTTCATAGATATTCTTTGATTTATTAcccattttccccttttttttcatGGTATGCTACTGAATAGATTTAATATGAATGTTTAAGCATAATATAAGATTACTTGGACCCTCCTGAAGTTAATTAAGTTTTGCCCTTCTCCAGGATGTGCTTTTTCAGTGGCTCACAACATCGGATATCCATTTAAACCAGATGGATATGGAGGACCCTGAGGTAAGAGAGATCCATCACAAAGAGGACAATAATAACATGATCTAGCAGCACCAGTTTTTGCAAACTGTGTATTTAGCACAAAATGGTTAACAGCTAGATGggtgctgtttattttttcagggtCTCAGATTGAGTAGATAGATGGATTAGGCATGAAAAGTAATGGTATTGTAGCTCTCAGACTTAGATTGCTATTCATTATCAGATTTAATTTGTCAAAGTCTCTTTCCCCTTTGCTGATGTTTATGAGATCATTTGCTGCTCCAGTGTAATAACTTTGCCCTTCACTGAGCCCTCAGACAAGGGGAACGTGCATGAAGACAGATGTTTTGTATATGAGTAGGGATCAACCTGTGTATcaattttagtttttttaactAGTGTATGCAAACGCTATTTCTATTTGGAAATATCATATGTGATAAAACTATATACTCTGTGTGCATAAAAAGAGCAACAGTCTTGCACAGTTGACTAGTAAGCAGTCTCTtagaattttaaagaattaacaGAAATCCGGATACAACGTTCATTTGGCAAGTAGCTTTACAGCTAAGAGAATAGTTTGCAGTTTACTAATCTAATAAGCTGTACTGCAAAGGGTCATACCTGTTAAAGAGTGGCATAATTATTTCTAGATGAGATTTTAGGTGAGATTTAAACCAAAAAGAGCCTATGTAAATGGGTTGGTCTTTTTAAACCGTAGGTGTGCatagctctgtgtgtgtctatTCAGATTTCAGACTATACCATGCTACCAGATACAGCTGCACTGTCTGAGCAACTGCGAGTCTGCCTGCAAGAAGGAGATGAGAACCCAAGAGACTTCACAAAGCTGTTTGATACATCCCTCTATCAGCTGGATACAACTGCCCTCCCTTCAGTTATCAAGTcagcagctgtgatttttttattattattattattcatataTTCCATTccatattctgcattttctctttgtgcttAACTGTGTCTACTTAAGAGCAGAAGGAA encodes the following:
- the IFT52 gene encoding intraflagellar transport protein 52 homolog isoform X2 is translated as MLREGGESRYGTNINFLLEEYGIIFNNDAVVRNVYYKYHHPKEALISDGVLNRGISEAVRKTVLETTDEDGSEHDSQTLTFVYPFGATLNVMKPAVAILSTGSVCFPLNRPVLAFYQHESQGGKMAALGSSHMFSDQYLDKEENGKIMDVLFQWLTTSDIHLNQMDMEDPEISDYTMLPDTAALSEQLRVCLQEGDENPRDFTKLFDTSLYQLDTTALPSVIKAYEQLNVKHEPLQLIQPQFETPLPVLQPAVFPPAFRELPPPPLELFDLDETFSSEKARLAEITNKCTDDDLEFYVRKCGDILGVTSKLPKEKQDAKHILEHIFFQVVEFKKLNQEHDTDTSEVGFQNGN